Proteins encoded together in one Sulfitobacter pontiacus window:
- a CDS encoding ABC transporter ATP-binding protein, whose product MTPSTQNAAVLQVDDLRVSFRQEGALTHAVKGVSFAVQRGETVALVGESGSGKSVSALSTVSLLGDSAEVSGSVLYDGQQMVGASDKLLRKVRGNDISFIFQEPMTSLNPLHTIEKQLAESLALHQGVAGAEARARILELLDKVGIVDAESRLGAYPHQLSGGQRQRVMIAMALANKPDVLIADEPTTALDVTIQAQILDLLKELKDSEGMGLLFITHDLGIVRRIADRVCVMKQGEIVEHGPTHEIFDNPQHPYTIKLLGAEPSGRPDPVAPDAEVIASTDHLKVWFPIQKGFMRKTVDHVKAVNDASLSVRAGETLGIVGESGSGKTTLALAIMRLISSEGGISFMGQDVRSWSTRQLRRLRKDMQIVFQDPFGSLSPRMTCMQIIAEGLSVHKVDPDRNPRELVRDVMIEVGLDPATMDRYPHEFSGGQRQRIAIARAMVLRPKLLVLDEPTSALDMTVQVQIVDLLRNLQRKYGLAYLFISHDLKVVRAMSHKVMVMKRGDVVEYGDVDTLYDNPQSDYTRTLLQATT is encoded by the coding sequence ATGACGCCTTCGACCCAGAACGCCGCGGTGCTGCAAGTGGATGACCTGCGCGTCTCCTTCCGTCAGGAAGGCGCGTTGACCCATGCGGTCAAGGGCGTGAGCTTTGCCGTGCAGCGCGGGGAGACCGTGGCGCTGGTGGGGGAGTCCGGCTCGGGTAAATCCGTATCGGCGCTGAGCACCGTATCGCTGTTGGGCGACAGTGCCGAGGTGTCGGGGTCGGTGTTGTATGACGGGCAGCAGATGGTCGGGGCGAGCGACAAGCTGCTGCGCAAGGTGCGTGGCAATGACATCAGCTTTATCTTTCAAGAGCCGATGACCTCGCTGAACCCGCTGCATACGATCGAAAAGCAGCTGGCGGAATCGCTGGCGCTGCATCAGGGCGTGGCAGGGGCCGAGGCGCGGGCGCGTATCCTTGAACTGCTGGACAAGGTCGGGATCGTGGATGCGGAAAGCCGGTTGGGTGCCTACCCGCATCAGCTGTCGGGTGGGCAACGGCAACGGGTGATGATCGCGATGGCGCTGGCCAACAAGCCCGATGTGTTGATCGCGGATGAGCCGACCACGGCCTTGGACGTGACCATTCAAGCGCAGATACTCGACCTGCTGAAAGAGCTGAAAGACAGCGAGGGCATGGGCCTGCTGTTCATCACCCATGATCTGGGCATCGTGCGCCGCATTGCCGACCGCGTCTGCGTGATGAAACAGGGCGAGATTGTCGAACACGGCCCCACGCACGAGATTTTTGATAACCCGCAGCACCCCTATACGATCAAGCTTTTGGGAGCGGAGCCGTCGGGCCGACCGGACCCGGTTGCCCCCGATGCCGAGGTGATCGCCAGCACCGATCATCTGAAGGTCTGGTTCCCGATCCAGAAGGGGTTCATGCGCAAGACGGTGGATCACGTGAAGGCGGTAAACGACGCGTCGCTGTCGGTGCGCGCGGGGGAAACCCTTGGTATCGTGGGTGAATCCGGGTCGGGCAAGACGACGCTGGCACTGGCGATCATGCGCTTGATCTCCTCTGAAGGGGGGATCAGCTTTATGGGGCAGGACGTGCGCAGTTGGTCCACGCGGCAGTTGCGACGGTTGCGCAAGGATATGCAGATCGTGTTCCAGGATCCGTTCGGCAGCCTGTCGCCGCGGATGACCTGTATGCAGATCATCGCCGAAGGGCTGAGCGTGCATAAGGTGGACCCCGACCGCAATCCGCGCGAACTGGTACGCGATGTGATGATCGAGGTGGGCTTGGACCCGGCCACGATGGACCGCTATCCGCACGAGTTTTCCGGCGGGCAACGTCAGCGGATCGCGATTGCGCGGGCGATGGTGCTGCGGCCCAAGTTACTGGTGCTGGACGAGCCGACCTCGGCGCTGGATATGACCGTGCAGGTGCAGATCGTGGACCTGCTGCGCAATCTGCAGCGCAAATACGGGCTGGCCTATCTGTTCATCAGCCACGACCTGAAGGTCGTGCGCGCGATGTCGCATAAGGTGATGGTGATGAAGCGGGGGGATGTGGTCGAATATGGCGATGTCGATACGCTGTATGACAATCCGCAGTCCGATTATACGCGCACCTTGCTACAGGCGACGACCTGA
- a CDS encoding ABC transporter permease encodes MALSPLNQRRWRNFTRNRRAYWSLWIFAILFGISLFAEFVANDKPILVNYRGDYYMPIFKFYPETEFGGDFLTEAVYRDPEVQCLIASGGLIDCLDDPEGIIEDAQDGEVAGEPISAGWSIWPPIPYSFDTAVDRPGAAPLPPNGQNLLGTDGTKRDVLARVIHGFRLSIIFTLIVTGAASLIGIIAGAVQGFFGGWTDLIFQRVIEIWTSTPSLYVIIIMFAILGRSFWLLVFLLVLFSWTSLVGVVRAEFLRARNLEYVRAARALGVGNMTIMFRHMLPNAMVAMLTMLPFIITGTISTLAILDFLGFGLPSSAPSLGELTLQAKQNLQAPWLAFTAFFTFAIMLSLLIFIFEGIRDAFDPRKTFS; translated from the coding sequence ATGGCGCTATCCCCGCTGAACCAACGCCGCTGGCGTAACTTTACCCGTAACCGCCGCGCCTATTGGAGCCTTTGGATTTTCGCGATCCTGTTTGGCATCTCGCTGTTCGCTGAATTTGTGGCCAACGACAAACCGATCCTCGTGAACTATCGCGGCGACTATTACATGCCGATCTTCAAGTTCTACCCCGAGACCGAATTCGGCGGCGATTTCCTGACCGAAGCGGTGTACCGCGACCCCGAAGTGCAATGTCTGATCGCCTCGGGCGGGTTGATCGACTGTCTGGACGACCCCGAGGGGATCATCGAGGACGCGCAGGATGGCGAGGTCGCGGGCGAGCCGATTTCGGCGGGCTGGTCGATCTGGCCGCCCATCCCCTATAGCTTTGACACCGCCGTGGACCGGCCCGGCGCGGCCCCGCTGCCGCCGAACGGGCAGAACCTGCTGGGCACCGATGGCACCAAACGTGACGTGCTGGCGCGGGTCATTCATGGCTTCCGGCTGTCGATCATCTTTACCCTGATTGTGACGGGGGCCGCATCGTTGATCGGGATCATCGCGGGGGCGGTGCAGGGGTTCTTTGGCGGCTGGACGGATCTGATCTTCCAGCGCGTGATCGAGATCTGGACCTCGACCCCGTCGCTTTATGTGATCATTATCATGTTCGCCATTCTGGGGCGCAGTTTCTGGCTACTGGTGTTCTTGCTGGTGCTGTTCAGTTGGACATCGCTGGTGGGTGTGGTGCGGGCCGAGTTCCTGCGCGCGCGGAACCTTGAATATGTGCGCGCAGCGCGCGCGCTTGGGGTGGGGAATATGACGATCATGTTCCGCCACATGCTGCCCAATGCGATGGTCGCGATGCTGACGATGCTGCCGTTTATCATCACCGGCACGATCAGCACGCTTGCGATCCTTGATTTTCTGGGCTTCGGCTTGCCGTCGTCGGCCCCGTCCCTGGGCGAGCTGACGTTGCAAGCCAAGCAGAACCTGCAAGCGCCCTGGCTGGCGTTCACCGCGTTCTTCACCTTTGCCATCATGCTGTCGCTGCTGATCTTTATCTTTGAAGGGATCCGCGACGCCTTTGACCCGAGAAAGACGTTCTCATGA